Proteins from a genomic interval of Shewanella seohaensis:
- a CDS encoding OmpP1/FadL family transporter, whose translation MKSFNKTLLAVAVALASSQTFASGFQLNSQSATGMGRAFAGDAVIADNASVLSRNPAAMALFDKDAISFGLTYADITVDVKDVNFAGGAYDLGSIDDAGSSKVIPNIFYIHPIDDKFAVGFAAFSNFGTGTDASSLSKNLPAGSAAPYDLLGETEVTTVNFNASVSYRINDMFSIGAGLDAVYGEGRLTRNMGTTPLVDVDADGWAFGGIVGATIELDKDNRFGISYRFSPTVNVEGDINTVSMTTIPGVGAVPVTTSFDSLDVPLADIFQVAGFHQITPKFALHYTAQHTQWGNFDQITAKDGTATIAAVGVTQPVGDVALKEYQWKDSWLFSVGGTYTINEQFTVRAGYMHDQGVVDEISSISFPDSDRNWYTAGMSYHINPQNTVDFGIAYIKGEEVHLIENSAITGPVNAVTESSGMYYSVQYSYQF comes from the coding sequence ATGAAATCATTCAACAAGACACTGCTTGCCGTTGCCGTTGCACTGGCGAGTTCACAAACTTTCGCATCGGGTTTCCAATTAAACAGCCAATCAGCCACAGGTATGGGCCGTGCATTTGCCGGTGACGCCGTCATCGCTGATAACGCTTCAGTGTTATCTCGTAACCCTGCAGCGATGGCGCTCTTTGATAAAGACGCAATCTCTTTCGGCTTAACCTATGCCGATATTACTGTTGACGTTAAAGACGTTAACTTTGCCGGTGGCGCTTATGATTTAGGCAGTATCGACGATGCGGGTAGCTCTAAAGTTATCCCGAATATTTTCTACATTCACCCAATCGACGATAAATTCGCCGTGGGTTTTGCCGCATTCTCTAACTTCGGTACCGGTACCGATGCCAGCTCACTTTCGAAGAATTTGCCAGCAGGCTCAGCTGCACCTTATGACCTACTTGGTGAAACTGAAGTCACTACCGTTAACTTCAACGCCAGCGTGTCATATCGCATCAACGATATGTTCAGTATCGGCGCGGGTCTGGATGCCGTCTATGGCGAAGGCCGCTTAACCCGTAATATGGGCACTACACCTCTGGTTGACGTAGACGCTGATGGTTGGGCTTTCGGTGGTATCGTAGGTGCTACTATTGAGTTAGATAAAGACAACCGTTTCGGTATCAGCTACCGTTTCAGCCCAACCGTAAATGTTGAAGGCGATATCAATACTGTCTCGATGACAACCATTCCTGGTGTAGGTGCAGTACCAGTTACGACCAGTTTTGATAGCTTAGATGTACCGTTAGCGGATATTTTCCAAGTTGCCGGTTTCCATCAAATCACCCCTAAATTTGCCCTGCACTACACAGCCCAGCACACTCAGTGGGGCAATTTTGATCAAATCACCGCGAAAGACGGTACAGCAACGATTGCCGCTGTGGGTGTGACTCAACCTGTAGGTGATGTAGCCCTGAAAGAATACCAATGGAAAGATTCATGGTTATTCAGCGTGGGTGGTACTTACACCATCAACGAACAATTCACCGTTCGTGCAGGTTACATGCATGACCAAGGCGTTGTGGACGAAATCAGCTCGATTTCATTCCCAGACTCTGACCGTAACTGGTACACAGCGGGTATGAGCTACCACATCAACCCACAAAACACCGTTGACTTCGGTATCGCTTACATTAAAGGTGAAGAAGTTCACCTGATTGAAAACAGCGCAATCACAGGCCCTGTGAACGCGGTAACTGAATCAAGCGGTATGTACTATTCAGTACAGTACAGCTACCAGTTCTAA
- a CDS encoding VOC family protein — protein MAKVIGLGGIFFKSTDPVALAAWYQNHLQIPIENWGGAAFYHNDKPTPGYHVWTPFDHNTSYFAPTDKSFMFNFIVDDLEQALQQVTQGGGEQIGEIEDSEFGRFGWFIDPDGNKVELWQPSPIPPVN, from the coding sequence ATGGCAAAAGTCATTGGACTTGGTGGTATTTTCTTTAAAAGTACTGATCCCGTCGCGTTAGCCGCTTGGTATCAAAACCATCTGCAAATACCAATTGAAAACTGGGGCGGTGCCGCCTTTTATCACAACGATAAACCGACCCCCGGTTACCATGTGTGGACCCCTTTCGACCATAACACTAGCTATTTTGCCCCGACCGACAAAAGCTTTATGTTTAATTTTATCGTTGACGATCTGGAGCAGGCCCTACAGCAAGTCACTCAGGGCGGCGGCGAACAAATTGGGGAGATTGAAGACTCGGAATTTGGCCGTTTCGGTTGGTTTATCGACCCCGATGGCAATAAAGTCGAATTATGGCAGCCAAGCCCTATCCCTCCCGTTAACTAA
- a CDS encoding SIMPL domain-containing protein encodes MQRNYLLPALLLGGFLCAGMVYVGQSASSALLEMKALERTVTVKGLAEKEVKANIAIWPINFTEVDNNLPKLYDTVQQKTDRVVAYLKEQGFSDSEITVSLPTIEDRQAQGYVDPNVRYRYSAKVNLSVYTPQIDLMLSTRKQMINLVKEGIAIGSQDYENRTEFLFTALNDVKPPMVQEATQNAREVAEKFAKDSQSRLGKIKSASQGQFTISDRDSSTPYIKQIRIVSTLTYYLND; translated from the coding sequence ATGCAACGCAATTATCTTCTTCCCGCCCTCTTGCTTGGCGGTTTCTTATGTGCAGGCATGGTCTATGTAGGACAAAGCGCCAGTTCGGCGCTGTTAGAGATGAAAGCCCTAGAGCGCACAGTCACTGTTAAAGGGCTGGCCGAAAAGGAAGTGAAAGCCAATATCGCCATCTGGCCGATTAACTTCACCGAAGTCGACAATAACCTGCCTAAGCTCTACGACACAGTGCAGCAAAAAACCGACAGAGTGGTAGCCTACCTCAAGGAACAGGGTTTTAGCGATAGCGAAATTACAGTCTCGCTGCCGACAATAGAAGACAGACAGGCTCAAGGCTACGTTGACCCGAATGTGCGCTATCGTTACTCGGCAAAGGTGAATCTTTCTGTCTACACCCCACAAATTGATTTAATGCTCAGCACGCGTAAGCAAATGATAAATCTAGTTAAAGAAGGCATAGCCATCGGTAGCCAAGATTATGAAAACCGTACCGAGTTTTTATTTACGGCACTCAATGATGTGAAACCGCCCATGGTGCAGGAAGCAACGCAAAATGCCCGGGAAGTGGCCGAAAAGTTTGCCAAGGACTCACAATCGCGTCTGGGTAAGATTAAGAGTGCCAGCCAAGGCCAGTTTACGATTTCCGACCGTGACAGCAGCACGCCTTACATAAAACAAATTCGCATTGTGTCTACGCTGACCTACTATTTAAACGACTGA
- a CDS encoding efflux RND transporter permease subunit, translating into MKHATESSTSLGISGRIAAAFQNSAITPLLALLGLLLGLFAILVTPKEEEPQIDVTFADVFIPFPGATPTEVENLVTLPAEQVISELKGIDTLYSFSQPDGAMIIVIFKVGVTRNDAIVSLYNQIYSNMDKLPQGAGVGEPLIKPRGIDDVPIVSLTLWSKDKQVSAEQLTHVALGLETEIKRIPGTREIYTVGQHEMVANVRIDPAKMNSFNLTYDKLRQSLNDNNHISMPASLVQGNQEIKVQAGQFLQTIDDVKQLVVSISQDKQGKPIPVYLADIADISLKSDIPTQSVWHSDKTDIYPAVTIAIGKQPGQNAVDIADATLARIAKVKNVLIPSNVEVTVSRNYGETAADKSNTLILKLIFATSAVVVLVFLTMGARESLVVGVAIIITLAITLFASWAWGFTLNRVSLFALIFSIGILVDDAIVVVENIHRHMALGNKSFSELIPVAVDEVGGPTILATFTVIAALLPMAFVSGLMGPYMSPIPINASMGMLISLVVAFMVTPWLSRKLLKHHSGSATDTAHSSDASAQINESKMVRLFTHLIGPFLLGKNARKARVGLAAGVFVLIGIAVALPVGQLVVLKMLPFDNKSEFQVMVDMPEGTPVEQTQRVLQDLSRYLATVPEVEHLQLYAGTNAPMNFNGLVRHYFLRHSQELGDIQVNLVDKKHRKRDSHSIALSVREELQHIGAKYQANVKVVEVPPGPPVWSPIVAEVYGPSPAIREQAAYELQSLFRETKDVVDIDIFLPAAQQKWQVMIDRSKASLMAVPYSNIVDLIATSVGGKDVSYLHIAQQKQPVPIRLQLQEGAKIDLEQVLNMKLQSQTGQSVPVSELVTIKRGKIDAPIIHKNMIPMVMVVADMAGPLDSPLYGMFDMAGKIDGDGGLGFDQHYIHQPTGLDSVAVLWDGEWKITYETFRDMGIAYAVGMIAIYLLVVAQFRSYLVPLIIMAPIPLTVIGVMPGHALLGAQFTATSMIGMIALAGIIVRNSILLVDFINQETASGVPFERAVIHSGAVRAKPIMLTALAAMIGALFILDDPIFNGLAISLIFGIFISTLLTLIVIPVLYYAAMKNRINLTQTAD; encoded by the coding sequence ATGAAACACGCTACTGAATCTTCGACGTCACTTGGCATTTCGGGTCGTATTGCGGCCGCATTTCAAAACAGTGCCATTACGCCACTGCTGGCACTGCTGGGCTTGCTGCTCGGCTTATTTGCCATCTTAGTGACCCCAAAGGAAGAAGAACCGCAGATTGACGTCACCTTTGCCGACGTCTTTATTCCTTTCCCCGGCGCGACCCCGACCGAAGTGGAAAACTTAGTCACCCTGCCCGCCGAACAAGTGATTTCTGAGCTCAAAGGGATAGACACACTCTATTCTTTCTCCCAGCCCGATGGCGCGATGATCATTGTGATCTTTAAGGTCGGCGTAACCCGCAACGATGCCATTGTCAGCCTCTACAACCAGATTTATTCCAATATGGATAAACTGCCGCAGGGCGCGGGTGTTGGCGAGCCATTGATTAAACCACGCGGTATCGATGATGTGCCGATTGTCAGCCTAACACTCTGGTCCAAGGACAAACAGGTCTCGGCCGAACAGTTGACCCATGTGGCATTAGGGCTAGAAACCGAAATCAAGCGGATCCCGGGTACGCGGGAGATTTACACCGTTGGCCAACATGAGATGGTGGCCAATGTTCGCATCGATCCCGCTAAGATGAACAGCTTTAATCTCACCTACGACAAGTTGAGACAAAGCCTGAATGACAATAATCACATCTCGATGCCTGCATCTTTAGTGCAAGGGAATCAAGAGATTAAGGTTCAGGCTGGCCAGTTTTTGCAAACTATAGACGATGTAAAACAGCTGGTAGTGAGTATTTCGCAGGATAAACAGGGTAAACCTATCCCCGTTTATTTAGCCGATATTGCCGATATCAGTTTAAAGAGTGATATTCCCACCCAAAGCGTTTGGCATAGCGACAAGACGGATATTTACCCCGCGGTGACTATTGCCATTGGTAAGCAGCCGGGGCAAAACGCCGTCGATATTGCCGATGCCACCCTCGCGCGCATTGCTAAGGTCAAGAATGTGTTGATCCCCAGCAATGTCGAAGTGACTGTTTCGCGCAACTATGGTGAGACGGCGGCGGATAAATCTAACACCCTTATTCTTAAGCTGATTTTTGCCACCAGCGCCGTTGTCGTATTGGTGTTTTTAACCATGGGCGCCCGCGAATCACTGGTGGTAGGTGTCGCCATTATTATCACCTTGGCGATCACCCTGTTCGCCTCTTGGGCGTGGGGATTTACTCTTAACCGAGTGTCACTCTTCGCACTGATTTTCTCCATCGGGATCTTGGTCGACGATGCCATTGTGGTGGTGGAGAATATCCATCGGCACATGGCGCTCGGTAATAAATCCTTTAGTGAACTCATCCCCGTTGCGGTCGATGAAGTGGGCGGCCCAACGATTCTTGCCACCTTTACCGTTATCGCAGCACTGCTGCCGATGGCATTTGTGTCGGGATTAATGGGCCCTTATATGAGTCCGATCCCCATCAACGCCAGTATGGGCATGCTGATTTCGCTTGTGGTCGCCTTTATGGTAACCCCATGGCTGAGTCGTAAACTGCTCAAACACCATAGTGGTTCAGCCACTGACACCGCACACAGCAGCGATGCCTCTGCTCAGATAAACGAGAGCAAAATGGTGCGCCTCTTTACTCACTTAATTGGTCCTTTCCTGCTTGGTAAAAATGCCCGTAAGGCAAGAGTGGGACTGGCAGCCGGCGTATTTGTGTTAATCGGCATCGCCGTCGCGCTCCCTGTCGGTCAGCTCGTGGTGTTAAAAATGCTGCCCTTCGATAATAAATCCGAGTTCCAAGTCATGGTGGATATGCCTGAAGGCACGCCAGTGGAACAAACCCAGCGCGTACTTCAGGATTTAAGTCGCTACCTTGCCACTGTGCCCGAGGTGGAGCATTTGCAGCTGTATGCCGGCACCAATGCACCGATGAACTTTAACGGCTTAGTACGCCACTATTTTCTACGTCACAGCCAAGAGCTTGGCGATATTCAGGTCAATCTAGTCGATAAAAAGCATCGCAAGCGTGACAGTCACAGTATTGCGCTGTCGGTCCGTGAAGAATTGCAGCATATCGGCGCCAAGTATCAGGCCAATGTGAAAGTCGTTGAAGTACCACCAGGCCCGCCAGTCTGGTCACCAATTGTGGCCGAAGTCTATGGTCCAAGTCCTGCGATTCGCGAACAAGCGGCCTACGAGCTGCAGTCGCTGTTCCGTGAGACCAAAGATGTGGTCGATATTGATATTTTCTTGCCCGCAGCACAGCAAAAATGGCAAGTGATGATCGACCGCTCTAAGGCCAGCCTAATGGCGGTGCCTTATAGCAATATCGTTGATTTAATTGCAACTTCGGTTGGCGGTAAGGATGTAAGCTACTTGCATATCGCGCAGCAAAAGCAACCTGTGCCTATCCGCCTGCAACTACAGGAAGGGGCAAAAATCGATTTAGAGCAAGTGCTGAATATGAAGCTACAGAGCCAAACGGGGCAATCAGTGCCCGTGTCTGAGCTGGTGACGATTAAGCGCGGTAAAATCGATGCTCCTATCATCCATAAGAATATGATCCCTATGGTGATGGTAGTTGCCGATATGGCCGGTCCGCTCGACAGTCCGCTCTATGGCATGTTCGACATGGCGGGCAAAATCGACGGCGATGGTGGCTTAGGTTTCGATCAGCATTATATCCACCAACCAACCGGGCTAGACTCGGTCGCCGTGCTCTGGGACGGGGAATGGAAGATCACCTATGAAACCTTCAGGGATATGGGAATCGCCTATGCCGTGGGGATGATTGCGATTTACTTATTGGTCGTCGCCCAATTTAGATCCTATCTGGTGCCGCTCATCATTATGGCGCCAATCCCACTGACAGTGATTGGGGTGATGCCGGGGCATGCGCTGCTCGGTGCGCAATTTACCGCGACGTCAATGATTGGCATGATTGCCTTAGCGGGGATTATTGTCCGTAACTCGATATTATTAGTGGATTTTATCAATCAGGAAACCGCCTCAGGGGTTCCCTTTGAGCGCGCTGTCATCCACTCGGGCGCCGTGCGGGCCAAACCGATTATGCTGACCGCTTTGGCGGCCATGATTGGCGCCTTGTTTATCCTGGACGACCCAATCTTCAACGGGCTTGCGATCAGTTTAATTTTCGGGATTTTTATCTCGACCTTACTGACCTTAATCGTCATCCCAGTGCTTTACTACGCGGCGATGAAAAATCGCATAAACTTAACTCAAACAGCCGATTAA
- a CDS encoding YgaP family membrane protein codes for MSLERSIMAFAGFMVLLSLVLTAFVHHNFMWLTAFVGANLFQSAFTGFCPAAMVLRKLGVKSEAEIAKQG; via the coding sequence ATGTCACTCGAACGCAGCATTATGGCCTTTGCCGGATTTATGGTGTTACTGTCTTTGGTGTTAACCGCTTTTGTGCACCATAACTTTATGTGGTTAACGGCCTTCGTTGGCGCTAACCTATTCCAAAGCGCTTTCACGGGTTTTTGCCCTGCGGCCATGGTATTACGCAAATTGGGCGTCAAATCCGAAGCCGAAATCGCGAAACAAGGTTAA
- a CDS encoding rhodanese-like domain-containing protein, with protein MFNKLLCRSKTLLGVALLSLSSLALVPNAASAADQEPQVAWQKIAAGAMVLDVRTPEEFAAGHLANAVNIPFEQVAAEFAKRGIAKDAPVVLYCRSGRRSSIATEALVAAGYTQTYNGGGYQTLADAQPKTE; from the coding sequence GTGTTCAACAAGTTACTGTGTCGCAGTAAAACCTTACTGGGGGTGGCTCTCTTGAGTCTGTCATCACTCGCCTTAGTCCCGAACGCGGCAAGTGCCGCCGATCAAGAGCCCCAAGTTGCGTGGCAGAAAATCGCTGCTGGCGCTATGGTGCTCGATGTGCGCACCCCAGAGGAATTTGCCGCGGGCCATTTAGCCAATGCGGTTAATATTCCCTTTGAGCAAGTCGCCGCCGAGTTTGCTAAGCGCGGTATCGCCAAAGATGCGCCCGTGGTGTTGTATTGTCGTAGCGGTCGACGCAGCAGTATCGCAACCGAAGCCCTAGTCGCGGCGGGTTACACTCAAACCTATAACGGTGGCGGTTATCAGACCTTAGCCGACGCTCAGCCTAAAACAGAATAA
- a CDS encoding S8 family serine peptidase, translating to MTINRTTKIALSLSSLAIAISAGVNAAPDAPGFAAAMQAQTSPLPKRYIVKFKNADAPALMSESSLQSSDQLATTMNYQPQVAEISAQHSVLNKAQAKEMKRIGRSNSYSVKLDNNGIKALRARADVEYVEEDMPRHLLSETTPWGQTFVGATQLSDSQAGNRTICIIDSGYDRGHSDLSGNNVTGTNNSGTGNWYEPGNNNAHGTHVAGTIAAIANNDGVIGVMPNQNANIHVIKVFNESGWGYSSSLVSAVDTCVANGANVVTMSLGGAGSSTTERNALAAHYNNGVLLIAAAGNDGNNTHSYPASYDAVMSVASVDNHKDHSAFSQYTNQVEISGPGEAILSTVTRGEGRLADITIGGQSYFNSGVVPHNRFTPSGTNYAPNPYNGTATATLAECTVSGSTFNCGNMTNKVCLVERVGNQGTSYPEINAVKACKNAGASAVIVYSNSALPGLQNPFLVDANSEINMVSVSVDRATGLALRNQLGATVTVSNQGNKDYEYYNGTSMATPHVSGVATLVWSYHPECSAAQVRNALKQTAEDLGTAGRDDYYGYGLVNAVAAKTFLDASCNGPTDPVDPTPTDSVLVNGVPKTGLSGAASEELHFSFEVPQGATNLGFVMNGGTGDADLYVQYGAAPTTSNYDCRPYKGGNSESCPISNVQSGTYYAMVKGYSAFSGVSLTASYTAQSGGGTPTTPASYTNTDNYNIPDNKTTGITSPITVTRTGNSGTVTAVVNIVHPYIGDLKVQLISPTGQTATLHNNTGAGADNINKSYTVDMTGVESSGVWKLKAVDSGRGDVGYIDSWELKFQ from the coding sequence ATGACAATCAATCGAACCACTAAGATAGCCCTGAGTTTATCTAGCTTAGCTATTGCGATCTCAGCAGGTGTTAATGCTGCCCCCGATGCACCGGGTTTCGCCGCAGCGATGCAAGCACAGACCTCTCCTCTGCCAAAGCGCTATATCGTTAAATTTAAAAATGCCGATGCGCCAGCCCTGATGTCTGAAAGCAGCCTGCAAAGCAGCGATCAGCTCGCCACCACCATGAACTATCAGCCTCAAGTAGCTGAAATTAGCGCCCAGCACAGTGTGCTGAACAAGGCGCAAGCCAAAGAAATGAAGCGTATCGGCCGCAGTAACAGCTACTCAGTTAAGCTGGACAACAATGGCATTAAGGCATTAAGAGCCCGCGCCGATGTGGAATATGTGGAAGAGGACATGCCACGCCACCTGCTAAGCGAAACAACGCCTTGGGGACAAACCTTTGTGGGTGCAACCCAATTGAGCGACAGCCAAGCAGGCAACCGCACCATCTGTATTATCGATTCAGGTTATGACCGTGGTCACAGCGACTTAAGCGGTAACAATGTCACGGGTACCAACAACTCTGGCACAGGTAACTGGTACGAGCCCGGCAATAACAACGCCCATGGTACCCACGTGGCTGGTACTATCGCGGCGATCGCTAACAACGACGGCGTGATTGGCGTGATGCCAAATCAAAATGCCAACATCCATGTGATTAAAGTCTTTAACGAGTCTGGTTGGGGTTACTCCTCATCCCTCGTATCAGCCGTAGATACCTGTGTGGCGAATGGCGCAAACGTGGTCACCATGAGCTTAGGTGGCGCGGGTTCCAGCACCACTGAGCGTAACGCGTTAGCGGCTCACTACAATAACGGCGTGCTGTTGATTGCCGCGGCCGGTAACGATGGCAACAATACCCACAGCTACCCCGCTTCGTACGATGCGGTGATGTCTGTGGCATCGGTCGATAATCATAAAGACCACTCTGCTTTCTCTCAGTACACCAACCAAGTCGAGATCTCAGGCCCTGGTGAAGCAATTCTCTCTACCGTGACTCGCGGTGAAGGTCGCTTAGCCGATATTACTATCGGTGGTCAGTCTTACTTCAACTCAGGCGTTGTGCCGCACAATCGCTTTACGCCATCGGGCACCAACTACGCGCCCAATCCATACAATGGCACGGCAACCGCAACCTTAGCCGAATGTACGGTTAGCGGCTCGACCTTCAACTGCGGCAATATGACCAACAAGGTGTGTTTAGTTGAGCGTGTGGGTAACCAAGGCACTTCGTACCCAGAAATCAACGCGGTAAAAGCCTGTAAGAATGCCGGCGCGAGCGCAGTTATCGTGTACAGTAACAGCGCCTTACCTGGGCTACAAAACCCCTTCTTGGTCGATGCTAACAGCGAAATCAACATGGTGTCAGTGTCTGTTGACCGTGCAACTGGTTTAGCTCTACGCAACCAATTAGGCGCAACCGTTACCGTAAGCAACCAAGGCAATAAAGACTACGAGTATTACAACGGTACATCGATGGCGACCCCACACGTTTCTGGTGTGGCGACCTTAGTGTGGAGCTACCATCCAGAATGTAGCGCCGCTCAGGTGCGTAACGCGCTCAAACAAACCGCAGAAGACTTAGGCACTGCAGGCCGTGATGATTACTATGGCTATGGCCTGGTCAATGCCGTTGCAGCGAAAACCTTCTTAGATGCTTCCTGTAATGGTCCTACGGATCCGGTTGACCCTACACCAACTGACAGCGTGTTAGTGAACGGTGTGCCAAAAACCGGTCTAAGTGGCGCCGCCAGTGAAGAACTGCATTTCTCTTTTGAAGTGCCACAGGGTGCAACTAACTTAGGTTTTGTGATGAACGGTGGCACGGGTGATGCGGATCTGTACGTACAGTACGGTGCAGCACCAACGACCTCAAACTACGATTGCCGTCCATACAAAGGTGGTAACAGTGAATCTTGCCCAATCAGCAACGTTCAATCTGGTACTTACTACGCGATGGTAAAAGGCTATTCAGCCTTTAGCGGTGTATCGTTAACCGCAAGTTACACAGCCCAAAGCGGCGGTGGTACTCCTACCACGCCAGCAAGCTACACCAACACCGATAACTACAATATTCCTGATAACAAAACCACTGGTATCACGAGCCCAATCACAGTGACTCGCACGGGTAACTCAGGCACTGTGACAGCCGTGGTGAATATTGTTCACCCTTACATTGGTGACTTAAAAGTGCAGCTCATCAGCCCTACAGGCCAAACAGCAACACTGCATAACAACACTGGCGCAGGCGCAGACAATATCAACAAGAGCTACACAGTTGATATGACTGGCGTTGAGTCAAGCGGTGTGTGGAAACTCAAAGCGGTTGATAGCGGCCGTGGCGACGTAGGCTATATCGATAGCTGGGAACTCAAATTCCAATAA
- a CDS encoding YaeQ family protein: MALKATVFKVNLQIADMDRGYYQDHQLTLAQHPSETDGRMMVRLLAFILNASETLSFTKGLCVDDEPELWDKSLSGEVDLWIEFGQADEKWLRKASGRAKAVQLFTYGGRSVPIWWKQNQAALERYKNLKVWNIAEESVTAMETLVSRTMSLQASISEGQVWLSNNEHSVLIEPEMLKDDQ; the protein is encoded by the coding sequence ATGGCTCTCAAAGCGACCGTGTTTAAGGTCAATCTTCAGATCGCCGATATGGATCGAGGTTATTATCAAGATCATCAGCTGACGTTAGCGCAGCATCCCTCCGAGACCGATGGCCGCATGATGGTGCGTTTGTTGGCCTTTATCCTGAACGCTTCCGAGACCTTAAGTTTTACTAAGGGATTGTGCGTCGACGATGAGCCTGAGCTGTGGGACAAGAGTCTCTCCGGTGAAGTGGACCTGTGGATTGAGTTTGGCCAAGCCGATGAGAAGTGGCTGCGTAAGGCGAGCGGTCGCGCGAAAGCGGTGCAGCTGTTTACTTACGGCGGACGTAGTGTCCCTATTTGGTGGAAGCAGAATCAAGCGGCCTTAGAGCGTTATAAAAACCTTAAAGTGTGGAATATTGCTGAAGAGTCGGTGACGGCGATGGAGACCTTAGTGAGCCGTACTATGTCGCTGCAGGCGTCTATCAGTGAAGGACAAGTCTGGTTATCGAATAATGAACACAGCGTGCTTATCGAGCCCGAGATGCTTAAAGATGACCAATAA
- a CDS encoding precorrin-2 dehydrogenase/sirohydrochlorin ferrochelatase family protein: MQYFPLFIDTVNLNVLLVGAGDVASRKLALLTRTEANIHVIAPEVNPEVKAYADTGRILLSERPVVQADIQNYDLIYLATANDKLNAELATLATERGIWVNAVDNPAYCRFITPSIVDRGRLVVAISTAGAAPVFARTIRARLETSLPQSLKPLFDFVADKRLEVQQRLTKTATRRLFWERFFDTNGDRFDARTPEHYQNAFNHIVSRGEILLLDDATPVELLPLAAMPLLQRLDWIYSEAGLAEDLAELVRRDANRAALPALSDISREYEQGSRMLLVADTQKIAQLKAHFPVAKHLRPGAI; encoded by the coding sequence ATGCAATATTTCCCGCTGTTTATTGATACTGTGAATTTAAATGTCCTGTTAGTGGGGGCGGGGGATGTTGCCAGTCGTAAGCTGGCCTTGCTGACGCGTACCGAAGCCAATATCCATGTGATTGCCCCCGAGGTGAATCCCGAGGTAAAGGCCTATGCCGATACAGGCAGGATTTTATTGTCTGAGCGGCCCGTGGTGCAGGCCGATATTCAAAATTATGATCTTATCTATTTAGCGACCGCGAACGATAAGCTCAATGCTGAATTAGCCACCTTAGCTACCGAGCGGGGAATTTGGGTCAATGCCGTGGATAATCCCGCCTATTGCCGCTTTATTACCCCATCGATTGTCGATAGGGGGCGTCTTGTGGTGGCGATCAGCACGGCGGGTGCAGCGCCTGTGTTTGCGCGCACCATTCGAGCTCGTTTAGAGACCAGCCTGCCGCAATCCCTTAAGCCCTTGTTCGACTTTGTGGCCGACAAGCGTCTCGAAGTGCAGCAAAGACTCACCAAAACCGCGACGCGCCGATTATTCTGGGAGCGCTTTTTCGACACCAATGGCGATAGGTTTGATGCGCGCACCCCCGAGCACTATCAGAATGCCTTTAACCATATCGTTAGCCGCGGGGAAATCCTGTTATTGGACGATGCCACGCCCGTCGAGTTATTGCCGCTGGCGGCCATGCCGTTATTACAGCGCCTCGATTGGATTTACAGCGAAGCAGGCTTAGCCGAGGACTTGGCCGAGCTGGTGCGCCGCGATGCTAATCGTGCAGCGCTTCCCGCACTGAGTGATATCAGCCGTGAATATGAGCAAGGCTCGCGCATGTTGTTGGTTGCCGATACCCAGAAGATTGCGCAACTTAAGGCACATTTTCCGGTGGCGAAACATTTACGTCCTGGCGCGATTTAG
- a CDS encoding rhodanese-like domain-containing protein, whose protein sequence is MHPSSAFSALVESIRPHVVEVSIEAYQADDAWVLIDVREDNEWLQDHLPQAKHMSRGIIERDIEQRFPDKHTPLLLYCAGGARSVLAASSLQLMGYQKVASLIGGYKGWIQRQLPVVQE, encoded by the coding sequence ATGCATCCATCCAGTGCTTTTTCAGCCCTTGTCGAATCGATTCGTCCCCATGTTGTTGAAGTGAGTATTGAAGCCTATCAAGCCGATGACGCTTGGGTGTTGATAGATGTCCGCGAAGATAATGAATGGCTACAGGATCACCTGCCGCAGGCGAAGCACATGAGCCGCGGCATTATTGAGCGCGACATTGAACAGCGCTTTCCCGATAAACATACGCCTCTGTTGCTTTACTGCGCGGGCGGTGCACGCTCAGTGCTGGCGGCCAGCAGTTTGCAGCTAATGGGCTACCAAAAGGTCGCCTCCTTGATTGGTGGTTACAAGGGCTGGATCCAACGCCAGTTACCCGTGGTGCAAGAGTAA